A section of the Saliniramus fredricksonii genome encodes:
- the ubiG gene encoding bifunctional 2-polyprenyl-6-hydroxyphenol methylase/3-demethylubiquinol 3-O-methyltransferase UbiG, producing MTSAGRRSERATDSVDPAEVARFEKIARTWWDPTGPMRTLHKFNPVRLSHIRDEAARHFGRDPLAGAPLEGLSLVDVGCGGGVLSEPLARLGAQVTGLDPAPTNIAVARQHAQQSGIVIDYREERIEDVVAGGARFDIVTAMEVVEHVSDVRAFVATCCTAVKPGGLLFMATLNRTLRSYALAIVGAEYILGWLPKGTHQWQKFVTPRELEDAIRAGGLQPEKTTGVVYNPLADNWSLSRDTAVNYMVRASRAP from the coding sequence ATGACGAGCGCCGGGCGAAGAAGCGAACGCGCAACGGACAGCGTCGATCCGGCGGAGGTGGCGCGATTCGAGAAGATCGCCCGCACCTGGTGGGATCCGACCGGGCCGATGCGCACGCTGCACAAGTTCAACCCCGTGCGGCTTTCCCATATCCGCGACGAGGCCGCCCGGCATTTCGGGCGTGATCCGCTGGCCGGTGCGCCGCTCGAAGGCCTGTCACTGGTCGATGTCGGCTGCGGCGGGGGCGTGCTCTCCGAGCCCCTGGCGCGGCTGGGCGCACAGGTTACCGGGCTCGACCCGGCTCCCACCAACATCGCCGTGGCGCGTCAGCATGCGCAGCAGTCGGGAATCGTCATCGATTACCGCGAAGAGCGCATCGAGGATGTGGTTGCGGGCGGGGCGCGCTTCGACATCGTCACGGCGATGGAAGTGGTCGAGCACGTCAGCGACGTGCGCGCCTTCGTCGCAACCTGCTGCACCGCGGTGAAGCCGGGCGGTCTTCTCTTCATGGCGACCCTCAACCGCACCCTGCGCTCCTACGCGCTGGCCATTGTCGGCGCGGAATACATTCTGGGCTGGCTGCCGAAGGGCACCCATCAATGGCAGAAATTCGTCACGCCGCGCGAACTGGAAGACGCCATCCGGGCGGGTGGCCTGCAGCCGGAAAAAACGACGGGCGTCGTCTACAACCCGCTTGCCGATAACTGGTCGCTCTCGCGTGACACGGCGGTGAATTACATGGTGCGCGCCTCGCGCGCGCCATGA
- a CDS encoding aspartate kinase produces the protein MPRLVMKFGGTSVADLERIRNVARHVKREVDAGYQVAVVVSAMAGKTNELVGWCREASTIHDAREYDAVVASGEQVTSGLLAIVLQGMGLPARSWQGWQIPIETSGAHGAARIEAIDGARIAKHFDERNEVAVIAGFQGVHAPTGRIATLGRGGSDTSAVALAGALGAERCDIYTDVDGVYTTDPRIVAKARRLDRVSYEEMLEMASLGAKVLQVRSVEVAMVHNVPTYVRSSFDDPAAPNPGTLICGEEEIVEQQTVTGIAYSRDEAQITLRRVADKPGVAASIFVPLAEANINVDMIIQVVSRDSSTTDITFTVPAGDYERAKGLLEEHRSVIEYESLQGETDVVKVSAIGVGMRSHAGVAAKAFKALSDKGINIRAITTSEIKFSVLIEEAYTELAVRTLHALYGLDKA, from the coding sequence ATGCCACGGCTGGTCATGAAATTCGGCGGCACCTCCGTTGCCGATCTGGAGCGGATTCGCAATGTCGCGCGCCATGTCAAGCGCGAGGTGGATGCCGGCTACCAGGTCGCCGTCGTGGTCTCCGCCATGGCGGGCAAGACCAACGAACTGGTCGGCTGGTGCCGCGAAGCCTCGACGATCCACGATGCGCGCGAATACGATGCCGTGGTCGCCTCCGGCGAACAGGTAACCTCGGGGCTGCTCGCCATCGTCCTGCAGGGCATGGGCTTGCCGGCGCGCTCCTGGCAGGGCTGGCAGATCCCGATCGAGACCTCCGGCGCCCATGGCGCGGCGCGGATCGAGGCGATCGACGGCGCGCGTATCGCGAAGCATTTCGACGAGCGCAACGAGGTCGCCGTCATCGCCGGTTTCCAGGGCGTGCATGCACCGACCGGGCGAATCGCGACTCTGGGGCGCGGTGGCTCGGATACCAGCGCGGTGGCGCTGGCCGGCGCGCTCGGCGCGGAACGCTGCGACATCTATACTGATGTGGACGGGGTCTATACGACCGATCCGCGCATCGTGGCGAAGGCCCGCCGACTCGACCGTGTCTCCTATGAGGAGATGCTTGAAATGGCGAGCCTTGGCGCCAAGGTGCTGCAGGTGCGCTCGGTCGAGGTGGCGATGGTCCACAACGTCCCGACCTATGTGCGTTCGAGTTTCGATGATCCCGCGGCCCCCAATCCCGGGACGCTGATTTGCGGCGAGGAGGAAATCGTGGAACAGCAGACCGTCACCGGCATCGCCTATTCCCGGGACGAAGCGCAGATCACCCTGCGCCGCGTCGCCGACAAGCCGGGCGTGGCCGCCTCGATCTTCGTGCCGCTGGCCGAAGCGAATATCAACGTGGACATGATCATCCAGGTGGTCTCGCGCGATTCATCGACGACCGACATCACCTTCACGGTCCCCGCCGGAGACTATGAGCGCGCGAAGGGCCTGCTCGAAGAACACCGCAGCGTCATCGAATACGAATCGCTTCAGGGCGAGACGGATGTCGTGAAAGTCTCGGCCATCGGTGTGGGCATGCGCTCCCATGCCGGCGTCGCGGCGAAGGCGTTCAAGGCCTTGTCGGACAAGGGGATCAACATCCGCGCCATCACCACATCCGAGATCAAGTTCTCGGTCCTGATCGAGGAAGCCTATACGGAGCTCGCCGTGCGCACACTTCATGCGCTCTACGGACTCGACAAAGCCTGA
- the ptsP gene encoding phosphoenolpyruvate--protein phosphotransferase, giving the protein MRNPSGGPRVLLRRLREIMAEPISAQDRLDRIVVLIAANMVAEVCSVYVLRADGTLELYATEGLNREAVHLTTMRSGEGLVGQIADAAQPLALSDAQTHPAFAYKPETGEEIYHGFLGVPILRAGNTLGVLVVQNRAHRSYSEEEIEAAQTTAMVVAEMIASGELQAIAQEGADIALKKPLYLQGVSLTEGVGLGHVVLHEPRVVVKNLIAENLDEEVERLEAAIRKVRASIDELIERGDVADHGEHREVLETFRMFAHDQGWLRRMREAVMTGLTAEAAVERVQSDNRARMMRQTDPYLRERLHDLDDLANRLLHQLVGQDFVSDGADLPENAIIVARSMGPAALLDYDRGRLRGIVLEEGGPASHVAIVARALGIPAVGRVENATALVEPGDAIIADGVAGEVQIRPRPDVEAAYAEKARLRAKRQEQYRALRDVAPVTRDGIAIDLQLNAGLLADLPHLEETGAHGIGLFRTEIQFMVAQQMPSTSEQQKLYRAVLDAVDGAPVVFRTLDIGGDKILPYMSAIEEENPALGWRAIRIGLDRPGLLRSQVRALLKAGSGRDIAIMLPMVATVEEFTRGREIVAREIAYLRRHGHAMPTDIAIGVMIEVPALLFQIREICALADFISVGSNDLLQFLFAADRENRQVAQRYDPLGVASLRALRLIADTARESDCRVSICGEIAGRPLEAMALLGLGFRTLSMAPSSVGPVKAMLLALDAQEVGAVIREKLDDPETGPTLRSTLAQFAERRRIPV; this is encoded by the coding sequence ATGAGAAACCCATCCGGCGGTCCGCGCGTATTGCTTCGCCGTCTTCGCGAAATCATGGCGGAGCCGATCAGCGCGCAGGATCGTCTTGACAGGATCGTGGTCCTGATCGCGGCCAACATGGTCGCGGAGGTCTGCTCCGTCTACGTGCTGCGGGCTGACGGCACGCTCGAGCTCTATGCCACCGAGGGGCTCAACCGCGAAGCCGTGCATCTGACCACGATGCGCTCCGGAGAGGGGCTCGTCGGCCAGATTGCCGATGCGGCCCAGCCGCTCGCTCTGTCCGATGCACAGACCCATCCGGCCTTCGCCTACAAGCCGGAGACCGGCGAGGAGATCTATCACGGCTTCCTCGGCGTGCCGATCCTGCGTGCGGGCAATACGCTCGGCGTGCTGGTGGTGCAGAACCGTGCCCATCGCAGCTATAGCGAGGAGGAGATCGAGGCGGCCCAGACCACCGCCATGGTGGTCGCCGAGATGATCGCCTCCGGCGAATTGCAGGCGATCGCGCAGGAAGGCGCGGATATCGCGCTGAAGAAGCCACTCTATCTGCAGGGGGTCTCGCTCACCGAGGGTGTCGGGCTCGGCCATGTGGTGCTGCACGAGCCGCGCGTCGTGGTGAAGAACCTCATCGCCGAGAATCTCGACGAAGAAGTCGAGCGCCTCGAAGCAGCCATCAGGAAGGTGCGGGCATCGATCGACGAGCTGATCGAACGTGGCGACGTCGCCGATCACGGCGAGCATCGGGAGGTGCTCGAAACCTTCCGCATGTTCGCCCATGACCAAGGCTGGCTGCGGCGCATGCGCGAGGCGGTGATGACCGGCCTCACGGCGGAAGCCGCCGTCGAGCGCGTGCAATCGGACAACCGCGCCCGGATGATGCGCCAGACCGATCCCTATCTGCGCGAGCGGCTGCACGATCTCGACGATCTCGCCAACCGTCTGCTGCACCAGCTCGTCGGGCAGGATTTCGTCTCGGACGGGGCGGATCTGCCTGAAAACGCCATCATCGTGGCGCGCTCGATGGGCCCGGCCGCCCTGCTCGATTACGATCGCGGCAGATTGCGTGGTATCGTGCTCGAGGAAGGCGGGCCGGCCAGCCATGTCGCCATCGTCGCGCGCGCCCTCGGCATTCCCGCCGTCGGACGCGTGGAGAACGCCACGGCACTGGTCGAGCCCGGCGATGCCATCATCGCCGACGGCGTGGCCGGCGAGGTGCAGATCAGGCCGCGACCGGATGTCGAGGCGGCCTATGCGGAAAAGGCACGCCTGCGCGCCAAGCGGCAGGAGCAGTACCGCGCCCTGCGCGACGTCGCCCCCGTTACCAGGGACGGCATCGCCATCGATCTGCAGCTGAATGCCGGGCTGCTGGCCGATCTGCCGCATCTGGAAGAGACCGGGGCGCACGGGATCGGGCTGTTTCGCACCGAGATCCAGTTCATGGTCGCGCAACAGATGCCCTCGACCAGTGAGCAGCAGAAGCTCTACCGGGCCGTTCTCGATGCCGTGGACGGCGCCCCTGTCGTCTTCCGCACGCTCGATATCGGCGGCGACAAGATTCTGCCCTACATGTCGGCGATCGAAGAGGAGAATCCGGCGCTGGGCTGGCGCGCGATCCGCATCGGCCTCGATCGCCCCGGCCTTCTGCGCAGCCAGGTCCGTGCCCTGCTCAAGGCGGGATCGGGGCGCGATATCGCCATCATGCTGCCGATGGTCGCCACGGTGGAGGAATTCACCCGCGGCCGCGAGATCGTCGCACGTGAAATCGCCTATCTGCGCCGTCATGGCCATGCGATGCCCACCGATATCGCCATTGGCGTGATGATCGAGGTGCCCGCCCTGCTCTTCCAGATCCGGGAAATCTGCGCTTTGGCGGATTTCATCTCGGTGGGATCGAACGACCTCCTGCAATTCCTCTTCGCCGCCGATCGTGAGAACCGGCAGGTCGCACAACGCTATGATCCTTTGGGGGTGGCCTCCCTGCGCGCCCTTCGCCTGATTGCTGATACCGCACGCGAAAGCGATTGCCGGGTCTCCATCTGCGGCGAGATCGCCGGACGCCCGCTCGAGGCGATGGCGCTGCTCGGTCTCGGCTTTCGGACGCTGTCGATGGCCCCGTCATCAGTGGGCCCGGTCAAGGCCATGCTGCTCGCCCTCGACGCACAGGAAGTCGGCGCGGTGATCCGCGAGAAGCTCGACGATCCCGAGACCGGCCCGACCCTGCGCAGCACGCTGGCGCAATTCGCCGAGCGGCGGCGCATCCCGGTCTGA
- a CDS encoding AzlD family protein — MPEFTLATPYGTLLALVAMAGVTYLCRASGVIFMNRITIGPRLARALRALPGSIVIATILPIAAQAGSPAFIGIGAAIAVMIATRMEIAAIAAGLVGIALARALGL, encoded by the coding sequence ATGCCTGAATTCACGCTCGCCACGCCCTACGGCACGCTCCTCGCCCTCGTCGCCATGGCCGGGGTGACCTATCTCTGCCGCGCTTCCGGCGTGATCTTCATGAACCGGATCACGATCGGCCCGCGCCTCGCGCGCGCCCTGCGCGCCCTGCCGGGCTCCATCGTGATCGCCACGATCCTGCCGATCGCCGCCCAGGCCGGGTCTCCGGCCTTCATCGGGATCGGTGCGGCGATTGCCGTGATGATCGCCACCCGCATGGAGATCGCAGCCATCGCCGCAGGGCTGGTCGGTATCGCACTGGCACGCGCGCTGGGGCTGTAA
- a CDS encoding AzlC family ABC transporter permease, which translates to MSRPTRPAFTLAGARLGARLALPLLPGAMVFASAFGAAAAQKGLELWQTMAFSATVFAGASQMVALEVWQDPWTLTGLLVVTVLVATVNARMILMGAAIQPYMVGASRGQVAAVTFVLADANWLIGMRYHGEGGRDIGVVLGAGIALWCGWLAATLPGYLAGAVVPDPERFGLDLVMPIFFAAMLVPMWKGFRPAIPWAVAGGAALIAQALIPGYAFIIIGALAGAIAGAMIDDA; encoded by the coding sequence ATGTCCCGTCCGACCCGCCCCGCCTTCACCCTCGCCGGCGCCCGTCTCGGTGCCCGCCTCGCCCTGCCGCTCCTGCCAGGTGCGATGGTCTTCGCCTCGGCCTTCGGCGCCGCAGCGGCGCAGAAGGGGCTTGAACTGTGGCAGACCATGGCCTTCTCCGCGACGGTCTTTGCCGGCGCCTCGCAGATGGTGGCGCTGGAGGTGTGGCAGGATCCGTGGACGCTGACCGGGCTCCTCGTCGTGACGGTACTTGTGGCGACGGTGAATGCCCGCATGATCCTGATGGGCGCGGCGATCCAGCCTTACATGGTCGGCGCCAGCCGTGGCCAGGTCGCCGCCGTGACCTTCGTCCTCGCGGATGCCAACTGGCTGATCGGCATGCGTTATCATGGCGAAGGCGGGCGCGATATCGGGGTGGTGCTCGGTGCCGGCATCGCGCTCTGGTGCGGCTGGCTGGCGGCGACCCTGCCGGGCTACCTCGCCGGCGCCGTGGTGCCTGATCCCGAGCGATTCGGTCTCGATCTCGTCATGCCGATCTTCTTCGCCGCCATGCTGGTGCCGATGTGGAAGGGGTTTCGCCCGGCGATTCCCTGGGCAGTCGCGGGCGGCGCGGCGCTGATCGCGCAGGCGCTCATCCCCGGTTACGCCTTCATCATCATCGGTGCGCTCGCCGGCGCGATCGCGGGGGCAATGATCGATGATGCCTGA
- a CDS encoding multidrug effflux MFS transporter — protein MTPTTPPTRSRFRLSADTLAMTATLAMLTSLGPLSTDMYLPALPAIAEGLGTTIAGAQLTLSAFLLGFALGQFLYGPLSDRIGRRPVLGFGLGLFLVATLACIIAPNIETLTLARFVQALGASAPIVLARAIVRDLYEGPRAGRELSRMGTIMGLVPAIAPVLGGVIHVAFGWRAVFAAILIAGLMLTIVVLRHLPETLRSRETTPLSLKAILAGFALLLRHPTYRVYVGLSALTYSGLFAFISGSSFVLQGVYGLSELAYGFSFGFVVIGFIAGTLIAQRIVGSRGLDGTIGLGVLCLAGGGVGMLALSVIGTGSALEVVLPMALYGIGVGLTMPQCMASALTPFPERAGAASSLLGIIQMGLAAFVGIGLGAALIHADIAMAAVLAGLGLLALALFASTRGVRRAGAA, from the coding sequence ATGACACCCACGACCCCGCCCACCAGATCACGCTTCCGGCTTTCTGCCGACACCCTCGCCATGACCGCGACGCTGGCAATGCTGACCTCGCTGGGGCCGCTTTCGACGGATATGTATCTGCCTGCCCTTCCCGCCATTGCCGAGGGGCTGGGCACCACCATTGCCGGGGCGCAACTCACGCTCTCGGCCTTCCTGCTGGGTTTCGCCCTGGGCCAATTCCTCTACGGCCCGCTCTCCGACCGGATCGGGCGCCGCCCCGTGCTCGGTTTCGGGCTGGGGCTTTTTCTCGTGGCGACGCTGGCCTGTATCATTGCGCCGAATATCGAGACGCTGACACTGGCGCGTTTCGTCCAGGCGCTCGGCGCCTCGGCTCCGATCGTGCTGGCCCGGGCCATCGTGCGCGATCTCTACGAGGGGCCACGCGCTGGGCGGGAATTGTCGCGGATGGGGACGATCATGGGGCTGGTGCCGGCGATCGCGCCGGTTCTGGGTGGGGTCATCCATGTCGCCTTCGGCTGGCGCGCGGTCTTCGCGGCGATCCTGATCGCGGGGCTCATGCTCACCATCGTGGTGCTGCGCCATCTCCCCGAGACCCTGCGCAGCCGCGAGACCACACCGCTCTCGCTGAAGGCCATCCTTGCCGGATTCGCGCTGCTTTTGCGTCACCCGACCTACCGGGTCTATGTCGGGCTCTCGGCGCTGACCTATTCCGGTCTGTTCGCCTTCATTTCCGGGTCGAGCTTCGTGCTTCAGGGGGTCTACGGCCTGTCGGAACTCGCCTACGGCTTCTCCTTCGGATTTGTGGTGATCGGCTTCATCGCCGGCACGCTGATCGCGCAGCGAATCGTCGGCAGCAGGGGGCTCGACGGCACGATCGGGCTCGGCGTGCTCTGCCTGGCTGGCGGGGGTGTCGGCATGCTGGCCTTGTCCGTGATCGGCACCGGCTCGGCGCTGGAAGTGGTCCTGCCGATGGCGCTCTACGGAATCGGCGTCGGGCTGACCATGCCGCAATGCATGGCGAGCGCACTCACGCCCTTCCCCGAACGCGCCGGCGCGGCCTCATCCCTGCTCGGCATCATCCAGATGGGCCTCGCCGCCTTTGTCGGGATCGGGCTGGGCGCGGCGCTCATCCATGCAGATATCGCCATGGCGGCGGTTCTGGCGGGGCTGGGTTTGCTGGCGCTGGCGCTGTTTGCGTCAACGCGCGGCGTGCGCCGCGCGGGGGCGGCCTGA
- a CDS encoding sulfite oxidase: protein MTDKKERGIRELYEQDPERADALVFGRVPDSNRRGFLKGAGLAAMGAAVGSSIPFSQNMPAGMIPAALADSVEDFRLEGKDGDMTVLNDRPVNMETPAHMLDDDVTPAERFFVRNNGTLPEKIALSDWSLKIDGEVENELELSYDDLVNDFEHVTLRLQLECGGNGRSAFNPSPRGNQWSVGAIGNAEWTGVRLSDILRRAGLTQSAVYTGHYSYDEHLSGNPELDPISRGGPIDKMMDPHTIVAFKMNGEDIPAAHGYPVRIVAPGWAGSVSQKWLTRIWVRDREHDGSKMTGMSYRVPRTPVAPGDDVPDEDMVVMGSMPVKSIISFPETMTEVPAGRPFEVRGHAWAGDDWVTDMEVSIDYGATWQRAEVMPAPNKYSWQRWRADVKAPSVGYYEVWARATDQKGRMQPMVVPGWNPRGYLNNSCHRIGVVAV from the coding sequence ATGACGGACAAAAAAGAACGGGGAATTCGCGAGCTCTACGAGCAGGATCCCGAACGCGCGGATGCGCTCGTCTTCGGACGCGTTCCCGACTCGAATCGCCGCGGCTTTCTCAAGGGCGCCGGTCTCGCCGCGATGGGCGCAGCCGTCGGCTCGAGCATCCCCTTCAGCCAGAACATGCCGGCCGGGATGATTCCCGCAGCGCTTGCCGATTCGGTCGAGGATTTCCGCCTCGAGGGCAAGGACGGCGACATGACCGTGCTCAACGATCGCCCGGTCAATATGGAAACCCCGGCGCATATGCTGGATGACGACGTCACCCCGGCCGAGCGTTTCTTCGTGCGCAACAACGGCACGCTGCCGGAGAAGATCGCGCTCTCCGACTGGAGCCTGAAGATCGACGGCGAGGTCGAGAACGAGCTGGAACTGAGCTATGACGATCTCGTCAACGATTTCGAGCATGTGACGCTCAGGCTGCAGCTTGAGTGCGGCGGTAACGGGCGTTCGGCGTTCAACCCGTCGCCGCGTGGCAACCAGTGGTCCGTCGGCGCCATCGGCAATGCCGAATGGACGGGTGTGCGCCTGTCCGACATCCTGCGGCGCGCGGGCCTGACGCAGAGCGCCGTCTATACGGGGCATTACTCGTATGACGAACACCTCTCGGGCAATCCCGAGCTCGATCCGATTTCACGCGGTGGCCCGATCGACAAGATGATGGACCCGCACACCATCGTCGCCTTCAAGATGAATGGTGAGGATATCCCGGCAGCTCATGGCTATCCGGTACGCATCGTCGCCCCTGGCTGGGCCGGCTCGGTCTCGCAGAAATGGCTGACCCGGATCTGGGTGCGCGACCGGGAGCATGACGGCTCCAAGATGACCGGCATGTCCTACCGTGTGCCCCGAACCCCGGTTGCGCCGGGCGATGATGTTCCGGACGAGGATATGGTCGTGATGGGCTCGATGCCCGTGAAGTCGATCATCAGCTTCCCCGAGACCATGACGGAAGTGCCGGCCGGACGTCCGTTCGAGGTGCGCGGCCATGCCTGGGCCGGTGACGACTGGGTGACCGACATGGAAGTGTCGATCGATTACGGCGCCACCTGGCAGCGTGCCGAAGTCATGCCCGCCCCGAACAAGTATTCCTGGCAGCGCTGGCGCGCCGATGTGAAGGCGCCGAGCGTGGGCTATTACGAAGTCTGGGCACGGGCGACCGATCAGAAGGGTCGCATGCAGCCCATGGTCGTGCCGGGTTGGAATCCGCGTGGCTATCTCAACAATTCCTGCCACCGCATCGGCGTCGTTGCGGTCTGA